The Desulfuromonas sp. DNA segment CCCATCTCTCCCAGCACCTTCGCCAGCTCGTGGGGATGCCAAATGCGATAGGGTACCCCCTCGCGGTCGGTTCTGGTATAGTCCTCCCAGCTGAAGGAGTGGGCCCCCGGCAGTCGCCCCTTGGTCCACTCGGCCCGGGGCCTGCCGTCGAGGATCGCCCAGCCCGCCGACTTCATCGCCAGATCGCCCGGCTCGATAAGCCCCAGGTCGTCCTCCGAAGCCGAAGCCTCGGTCGGCAACGACAGACAGGCCAGCCCCAGAAGCAGGAGGACGGTTGAAACAATGCCCTTGCAAAAGAACCTGGTGACCTGGGGTGTTCCTTTTCTCATCGCAACCTCCTACGGTTTTCTGGCCCTGCTGCCCGACCTGCGCCTGGCCATCCCCGAACTGCTCGGGGCAACGGCCTTAATCACCGTGCTGCTGGCCTGGGCCTGCAGGGCCGGCGAGGGGGGGCTCGTCAAATGGTCCCCCGCCATCATCCTCCTGCCGGCCCTGCTCTTTCGACTCTTCTTCGTCCTGCGGCCGCCGGAACTCTCCGACGATATCTTCCGCTATCTCTGGGACGGGCTCCACACCCTGCAGGGAGTCAACCCCTACGTGGCGGCCCCCGACCGGGTGCTCCCCGCAAGCGATGCCCTGCGGCAGTTGGCGTCCCGGGTCAATCACCCCTCGTTGGTGACCGTCTACCCCCCGGCGGCCCAGGCGGTCTTTGCCGCGGGTGCGTCCCTGGGGGGAAAGGTCCTTGGCCTGAAGGGGTTGCTCGTCGCCCTCGACCTAGCAAGCTGCGCCCTGATCCTGCGCCTGCTCGCCGCGCGGGGAAGAAACCTTGCATGGGGAGCCCTCTACGCCTGGCACCCTCTGCCGGTCCTGGAGATCGCCGGGTCGGGGCACATCGACGGGGCGGGGGTCTTCTTTTTGCTCCTCGCCCTCACCCTCCTCGCGGCCCCTCCCCGCCGGCTGTCATCCCGCCCGGGACTCGCGAGCCTCGCCGCCGGGGCAAGCTTTGCCGGAGCGATCCTTTCCAAGCTCTTTCCCCTTGTCTTTCTCCCGGCCGCACTCCTTTTTGCAGGGAAAAAGGACAGGGCTTCATTCTTGCTCGGCCTCTTCGCGGCAGGAGGTCTGCTCTGCCTCCCCTTCTGGCCCGAGATGCTCAACGCCCTGGGAACATTGGAAGCCTACGCCCGGCACTGGGAGTTTTCGGGTTTCGTCTACCGCACCCTGTCCGCCCTATCCGGCTCGGGGCTGGTCGCCAGACTGATCATCGCCCTGCTCTTCGGGGGGGTCTGGTTCCTGGCCCATGGGCGGCTCCGGAAACGCCCGGCAGAGGCCCGGGCGCCATTCAAGACCCTGTACGCCGTCACCCTGGCCTTTCTGCTCCTCACCCCCACCCTGCACCCCTGGTACGCCCTCTACTTGGCGGCGCTCCTCCCCTTTGCCGCGGAGCCGGCAGGAATCATTCTGTCCTGGGCCGTGCTGCTCGCCTACCGGGTGCTTGCTCCCTACGCCATCCTCGGGGAGTGGATCGAAAGCGACCTCTGGGCTCTGCTGATCTTCGCCGCCCCGGTGGTTGCCCTTGCCCTTCGCAGAGGGAACAGGAGAAAAAACCATCAAGGACAAACACCCTGAAGTCCTTTCTCACGCCCGTTCGCATTCGCTCACTCAAGCCGCAAAGCCGCAATTAAAAAACCATTGGGACCCGATTTTTTAGACCTTCTTGGCGTCTTGTCGGCTTTACGTGGGCAGATTTGGTGTTGCCCCCAATCGTCATTTTCGTTCGTTGTCCCTGGATTCAGGTGCATATCCAAATCGATGTTTTGGTCTTTGCGCCTTTCTCTGCATCTCGGGGCCTCTGCGTTGAAAAGCTAATGTTCTTCGCAGGTTTTAGCGGGAGACCGAGTTCCAGCGCCGCCAGAGAAGGACCGCCTGCCCTTTTTTCTCCTGGCAGGCCTCGCGGCCGATGACCCAGAGAATCTTGAAACCGGCGCTGACCACCCCCCTGACGGTCCCGCTGATCTGGGAGCGCCCCGCCACCCTGGGGCGGTAGGGAGAGGGGATTTGCCGGATCCGCAGCCTTCGCTGCACGGCCTTGATCTGCATCTCCACCGTCCAGCCGAAGTCGCGATCCCGCATATGCAGGCGCTCCAGGTCCGCCCAATTCATGGCTCGCATGGGACCGAGATCCCCGTATCCGTAGCCCCAGACCAGGCGGATCAGCCGGGTCGCCAGCCAGTTGCCGAAACGCTGCTGGGGAGTCAGGGCGCGGATTTCGGTGGGGACCCGGTTGGCCAGGGCGAAGTCGGCCCGCCCCGAAACGAGGGGCCGGAGGAGGCCTTCCAGAGTCGCGAGGTCGTCGCTGCCGTCGGCGTCGGCAAAGACCAAGATATCGGGGGGATTTTCCCGCAAGGCCGCCAATCCGGCCAGACACGCCTGGCCGTAACCCGGAACCGGCTCGGCTACCACTTCTGCACCGAACCGGCGGGCCACCGCCGCCGTCCCGTCGTCGGAGCCGTTGTCGACCACCATCACCCGGTCGGTCCAGGCCGGGACGGCCGCCAGCACCGCAGGCAGAGAGAGGGCCTCGTTGCGGGCGGGTATCAGCAGGGCGATGTTTTTTCCTGAATGCATCTTGTCCCGCCAAGATCGAAAGCGACCGGAAAGCTGTCGTTCTTTAACGCAGAGACGCTGAGAAGCAGAGAGGGGCAGACCTGGAAAAATTCGATTCTATTAGGTCAAATCATTTCTTTGCGCCTTGCCGTGCCCCTTTGCGTCTTTGCGTTAAATCTTGTTATCGGTCTCTGAGAAAGTAGGCGCCCCAGTTGCACTGGACAGCCACCTAGGGCTGATAGGTGAGCGCCAGGGTGTAGGTCGTTCCGTCCAGGGCTGATTCTCCGGAAATGGCCGGAGCGTAGCCGGCTTCCAGGCTCCACCGGGGGGTCACCTTGAAGCCGGTGGCCAGATAGAGTTTGACCAAGTCAAACTCGTTCGGATTGTTGCGATTGCTGCTGAATCCGCCGCCGTTGTTCATCCCCTTGATCCCGTCGAGTTTGGCCCGCCCGTACAGAGACTTGGAAAAATCGGTCCCGACCTCGACCAGGTAGCGCAGTTCATCGGCCGGGGCCTCAGCCCGCCAGCGGTAGCCGATTTCAACGCCGCAGTAGCCGGGAAAAAGGGCCCACAGCGACTGGCCGTACAGCAGCCGGAGTTCGCCGTCGTATTGGCCGTTACCCAGGGGCACCCCCGTCCCGCCTTCCGGGCTCTCATCGTAGGCCCCCGGAATTTTAACCAGTCCCTGGGCGGCGACCGCCCCCCCGGACCAATTGGCCACCCCGTACTTCAGGCCCAGTTCGACATCCCCGATGCCCTTGGTACTCTTGATGACCGCGTTGTCTTCCTGTTCGATGTCCTTATAGTAAAGGGAAGCAATGGCCGTAAGACGATTGAAGACTCCGTACTCAACGTAGTAGTTGCCGTTGACTTCGGTGAATTCGCCATTGAAGTTCAGGGCCTTCCCATTGCCATCCCCATCGAATTCTTCGTCGGCAAAAAAGTAGTTCACGGCAAACCGGTTGTAGGCCTTGCCTCGCTCCAGGGTCCAGGCGCCGGCAAAACAGTTGCCGGCCAGCGACAAGAATAGCAGGCAAAACAAGCTGACATAAATTGCATGTCTCACGGCACGTCCTTTCTCTAAATCCGTTTATCCAGGAATCTTCCTGAACAGCATCTGCCACGACTGAGATCCCCCGAGTCAACGAACGCGTCAACATCGGAGAAGCCGTTTCAATGTGCGCCCTTTCTATCCCAGAAGATCCTTTAAGTCCAATAGAATTATTCGATAACAAAACCCATATCAATGCGAAATCACAATGGAATATATTCTGGACCCTGAACCGAACATTATGCTAAAGATATGCGCCATGCTATCCCTCAGCCCACAATTTATGGCCACCGCCCATTTCCTGGCCCTCGGGAGCCTGGCCCTCTACGGCCTGCACCGGCTCTGGCTCCTGGCCTGCTTGCGCCGCCTTCGCCGCACCCCTCTGTCCCCCCCGGGGGCCCTGCAAGGCGATGACGTTCCCCGGGTCACGGTGCAGCTCCCCCTTTACAACGAACGATTCGTTGCCGGGCGCCTGGTCGATGCCGCGGCGAAACTCGACTGGCCGAAAGACAGGTTGGAGATTCAGGTTCTGGACGACTCCGGCGACGACACCGGCCAGATCGTTGACGAGCGGGCCTTTCACTGGAAGCGGCGGGGGGTCGACATCAGAGTCTTCCGCCGCGCCGGCCGCGAGGGATTCAAGGCGGGAGCCCTGGCCCACGGCCTCGCCAAAACCGATAGCGAACTGGTGGCCGTCTTCGACGCCGACTTCGTCCCCCCGGCGGACTTTCTGCGCCGGACCGTCTCCCATTTCAGTGATCCCGAAGTCGGCATGGTCCAGGCCCGCTGGGGCTTTCTCAACGCCGGTCACTCCTGGCTGACCCGCATCCAGGCCCTCCTCCTTGGGCCTCACTTCCGCATCGAGCACCAGGTGCGATTCCGGCGCGGGCTCTTTTTCAATTTCAACGGCACGGCGGGGATCTGGCGCCGCCGGGCCATCGAGGAGGCAGGCGGGTGGCAGGCGGACACGGTCACCGAGGACCTGGACCTGAGCTACCGCGCCCAACTGGCCGGCTGGCGATTCGTCTACCGGGACGACGTGGTCGTCCCTTCGGAGCTGCCCGTGACCCTTGCCGCCTTCCGCAGCCAGCAACAGCGCTGGGCCAAGGGATCTGTCCAGACGGCGCGGAAGATCCTGCCCCGCATCCTCTTCTCGTCTCAACCGCCGGCCGTCAAGCTCGAGGCGGCCGCCCACCTGTTGGCCAACTTCGGATGGCTCCTGGGCGCCGCCGTCACCCTGACCCTCTACCCCACCCTCCTCTGGCGCACCGGGGTCGGCCCCTACGAGCTGCTGCGCCTCGACCTCCCCCTCTTTCTCGGAGCGACCGGCGCCATCCTCCTCTACTTCGCCCACCACGCCCTGGCCCAGGAGGGGCGCAAGGGGCTGCTCTGGCTCCCCCTCCTCCCCGTCCTGACCCTGGGCCTCGCCCCCAGCCTC contains these protein-coding regions:
- a CDS encoding glycosyltransferase family 2 protein, encoding MHSGKNIALLIPARNEALSLPAVLAAVPAWTDRVMVVDNGSDDGTAAVARRFGAEVVAEPVPGYGQACLAGLAALRENPPDILVFADADGSDDLATLEGLLRPLVSGRADFALANRVPTEIRALTPQQRFGNWLATRLIRLVWGYGYGDLGPMRAMNWADLERLHMRDRDFGWTVEMQIKAVQRRLRIRQIPSPYRPRVAGRSQISGTVRGVVSAGFKILWVIGREACQEKKGQAVLLWRRWNSVSR
- a CDS encoding cellulose synthase family protein, which gives rise to MLSLSPQFMATAHFLALGSLALYGLHRLWLLACLRRLRRTPLSPPGALQGDDVPRVTVQLPLYNERFVAGRLVDAAAKLDWPKDRLEIQVLDDSGDDTGQIVDERAFHWKRRGVDIRVFRRAGREGFKAGALAHGLAKTDSELVAVFDADFVPPADFLRRTVSHFSDPEVGMVQARWGFLNAGHSWLTRIQALLLGPHFRIEHQVRFRRGLFFNFNGTAGIWRRRAIEEAGGWQADTVTEDLDLSYRAQLAGWRFVYRDDVVVPSELPVTLAAFRSQQQRWAKGSVQTARKILPRILFSSQPPAVKLEAAAHLLANFGWLLGAAVTLTLYPTLLWRTGVGPYELLRLDLPLFLGATGAILLYFAHHALAQEGRKGLLWLPLLPVLTLGLAPSLALAVLQGTFRRGGVFERTPKFGLTGRGTLPGLAALYRQKALSYILLNGALLAYLLLPLLFAWQRETWIALPFLALFPVGFGLVLSRDFVESLQGIR